A section of the Primulina eburnea isolate SZY01 chromosome 1, ASM2296580v1, whole genome shotgun sequence genome encodes:
- the LOC140834929 gene encoding large ribosomal subunit protein uL11-like, with translation MPPKFDPSQVVDVFVRVTGGEVGAASSLAPKIGPLGLSPKKIGEDIAKETAKDWKGLRVTVKLTVQNRQAKVTVVPSAAALVIKALKEPERDRKKTKNIKHNGNISLDDVIEIAKVMRSRSMAKDLAGTVKEILGTCVSVGCTVDGKDPKDLQQEITDGDVEIPQD, from the coding sequence ATGCCTCCAAAGTTTGATCCGTCTCAGGTTGTCGACGTATTTGTCCGCGTCACCGGTGGAGAAGTCGGCGCGGCTAGTTCCCTTGCTCCTAAAATCGGTCCCCTTGGGCTCTCTCCGAAGAAAATCGGTGAAGACATTGCGAAGGAGACGGCCAAGGATTGGAAAGGTCTCCGCGTTACCGTCAAGCTTACCGTACAAAACAGACAGGCTAAAGTGACTGTTGTCCCCTCCGCCGCCGCCTTAGTCATCAAGGCATTGAAGGAGCCCGAGCGTGACAGGAAGAAGACGAAAAACATCAAGCACAACGGGAATATCTCGCTGGACGACGTTATCGAGATCGCGAAGGTGATGAGGTCCCGCTCCATGGCTAAGGATTTGGCTGGCACCGTCAAGGAGATTCTCGGCACTTGCGTTTCTGTTGGGTGTACCGTCGACGGAAAGGATCCTAAGGATTTGCAGCAGGAGATCACCGATGGAGATGTGGAAATTCCACAGGACTGA